In a genomic window of Quercus lobata isolate SW786 chromosome 4, ValleyOak3.0 Primary Assembly, whole genome shotgun sequence:
- the LOC115983577 gene encoding putative UPF0481 protein At3g02645: MATGATDTSQEKVLQREDTIIDVTDVRDPKWAPECCIYKVPKRLSKVKEQPYTPKLISIGPVHHNNGEFKDMQMVKERYFKAFFSRTCKGQKEFACIIEKNKDKICNCYAPEISQCIENENFVKMVLLDSIFIIELFMRSYREEDENDYILSKSWLKDGIMQDLILLENQLPFFILDKLYQHYTSNPTFLELACNYFFSSKEIRFEKVVKHFTDLQRNFFLPPNQKPGNPIVHRHSATKLDMAGLIFQNRKGEMAGFIFRNREGEEKNRHLLHVEIQKGNKLLEIFPCFNCSWLLHCLPCLKKIPFLESMQTRLLIPHFVVDNKTEDLFRNLMALEQCHYPKEAYICNYILLLDFLINSKDDVELLVEEGIIVNSLGSNKAVADMVNKLGQEIVEEKSYYHDVAEDLNKYYRNWWNKNMESLKTVYFRDILRGTVTVVGVIVLLVTVMNFLRPFVFRHI; this comes from the coding sequence ATGGCTACCGGTGCAACTGATACTTCACAAGAAAAAGTACTTCAACGCGAAGATACTATCATTGACGTTACAGACGTCAGGGACCCTAAGTGGGCCCCCGAGTGTTGCATCTACAAGGTCCCCAAAAGACTTAGCAAGGTAAAGGAACAACCCTACACTCCAAAGCTAATTTCAATAGGCCCTGTTCATCACAACAACGGCGAATTTAAGGACATGCAAATGGTAAAAGAGCGTTATTTCAAGGCGTTCTTTTCTCGGACTTGTAAAGGCCAGAAGGAGTTTGCATGCATCattgaaaaaaacaaagataagaTCTGCAACTGTTACGCACCAGAGATTTCTCAATGCATCGAAAATGAAAATTTCGTGAAAATGGTTCTACTGGATTCTATCTTTATCATTGAGCTCTTCATGAGGAGTTatagagaagaagatgaaaatgattacatattaAGCAAATCATGGCTAAAGGATGGCATAATGCAAGACTTGATATTACTTGAGAATCAGcttccattttttattcttgacaAGTTATATCAACATTATACAAGCAATCCTACTTTTCTTGAACTTGCCTGTAATTACTTCTTTTCTAGCAAGGAGATACGCTTTGAGAAGGTAGTAAAACATTTCActgatttgcagagaaatttcTTCCTCCCACCTAACCAAAAACCTGGAAATCCTATTGTACATCGACATAGTGCAACAAAGCTGGATATGGCAGGATTGATATTCCAAAATAGGAAAGGAGAAATGGCAGGATTTATATTCCGAAAtagggaaggagaagaaaaaaatagacaCTTACTTCACGTAGAAATCCAGAAAGGTAATAAATTGTTGGAAATATTTCCATGTTTCAATTGTTCATGGCTCTTGCATTGCTTACCATGCTTGAAAAAAATTCCTTTCCTGGAGAGTATGCAAACTCGCTTGCTAATCCCACACTTTGTGGTAGATAACAAAACTGAAGACCTTTTTCGAAATCTCATGGCTCTTGAGCAGTGTCATTATCCAAAAGAAGCTTACATATGCAATTATATCTTGCTATTGGATTTTCTTATCAATAGTAAAGATGACGTGGAGTTGCTGGTTGAGGAGGGGATTATTGTTAACTCATTAGGTAGCAATAAAGCAGTTGCCGACATGGTTAACAAACTTGGCCAAGAAATTGTGGAAGAAAAATCCTATTACCATGATGTTGCTGAAGATCTTAATAAGTACTACCGCAACTGGTGGAATAAAAATATGGAATCCTTGAAAACTGTTTATTTTCGGGATATTTTGAGAGGGACGGTAACTGTTGTTGGGGTCATAGTCCTTTTGGTGACTGTCATGAATTTCCTTAGGCCTTTTGTGTTCAGgcatatttaa